The following coding sequences are from one Pseudomonas mendocina window:
- a CDS encoding methyl-accepting chemotaxis protein, translated as MFFFKPVLTLMNRARYAHKFLLIFTVFMLPYCWLSLSKLADVNATLEQSRHELHGLQTIEQYLPVYRQALEQAGMHVIGYARNKDDAKQEIERRSQALVNSIGGLNAWLDGSQFADMKLAETDPGYAVDKKLSVQGLSSQMIEHASSVHDLSANMREIAAVSKLSQDSNPRIYRNVDLLLNQMLPLYETLNQTRAYASYMTAYGFLESSSRPAIVNQLSTLQRYADGIEAKGNAEAQQLMSEAARSGAEQYKREIIDTYTQSGYFDQNAVEQWLQRYESYAPQVVELDKASSLLLAETAGLLQARADANLRELVLWAGTLLLVVMVLVYLFVGFYLSVRGAIRDLTGATRRMAEGDLRQRVQTDARDELGDLAQDFNEMQTRMSELIAQVARFSETTLDKAQSVSDSASTSQRSVERQANELELIATSMSELVSNVQEVSQNSHVTADKANTAGEKCREGRVQVDHAVSRINQLFSEMDDSIGAITSVEKESEEIAKAVDLIKSVAEQTNLLALNAAIEAARAGEQGRGFAVVADEVRSLAIRSHELTGEIDQTIARLRQQVGSAVKTIRGSHQSAAQSVEQITLTASIFEQITGSMDQIIDHNIQIASAAEQQAAVVQGVEQNTLEIKSLSDSNAHEAQSTVNVSDELTGMTRNLHGLIANFKV; from the coding sequence ATGTTCTTCTTCAAACCGGTTCTGACGTTGATGAACCGCGCGCGCTACGCCCACAAGTTCCTGCTGATCTTCACCGTGTTCATGCTGCCCTATTGCTGGCTATCGCTCAGCAAGCTGGCCGATGTGAACGCGACCCTGGAGCAGTCTCGCCATGAGCTGCACGGCCTGCAGACCATCGAGCAGTATCTGCCGGTGTATCGCCAGGCCCTGGAGCAGGCCGGCATGCACGTGATCGGTTATGCACGCAACAAGGATGACGCCAAGCAGGAAATCGAGCGCCGCAGCCAGGCGCTGGTGAACAGCATCGGTGGGCTCAATGCCTGGCTCGATGGCAGCCAGTTCGCCGACATGAAACTGGCCGAAACCGACCCCGGCTACGCCGTGGACAAGAAGTTGTCGGTGCAGGGCCTGAGCTCGCAGATGATCGAGCACGCCAGTTCGGTACACGACCTGAGCGCCAACATGCGCGAGATCGCGGCCGTCTCCAAGCTGAGCCAGGACAGCAACCCGCGCATCTACCGCAACGTGGATCTGCTGCTCAACCAGATGCTGCCGTTGTACGAGACACTCAACCAGACCCGTGCCTACGCCAGCTACATGACCGCCTACGGCTTCCTCGAGTCCTCGTCGCGCCCGGCCATCGTCAACCAGCTCAGCACCCTGCAGCGCTACGCCGATGGCATCGAGGCCAAGGGCAACGCCGAAGCCCAGCAACTGATGAGCGAAGCGGCGCGCAGCGGCGCCGAACAGTACAAGCGCGAGATCATCGACACCTACACGCAGAGTGGCTACTTCGACCAGAACGCGGTGGAGCAGTGGCTGCAACGCTATGAATCCTACGCGCCGCAGGTCGTCGAACTGGACAAGGCCAGCAGCCTGCTGCTGGCGGAAACCGCCGGGCTGCTGCAGGCCCGCGCCGACGCCAACCTGCGCGAGCTGGTGCTATGGGCCGGCACCCTGCTGCTGGTGGTGATGGTGCTGGTGTACCTGTTCGTCGGTTTCTACCTGTCGGTGCGCGGCGCCATCCGCGACCTGACCGGCGCCACCCGGCGCATGGCCGAGGGTGACCTGCGCCAGCGCGTACAGACTGACGCGCGCGACGAGCTGGGCGACCTGGCCCAGGATTTCAACGAAATGCAGACGCGCATGAGCGAGCTGATCGCGCAGGTCGCGCGCTTCTCCGAGACGACCCTGGACAAAGCGCAGAGCGTCAGCGACAGCGCCTCCACCAGCCAGCGCAGCGTCGAGCGCCAGGCCAACGAACTGGAACTGATCGCCACCTCGATGAGCGAACTGGTCAGCAACGTCCAGGAGGTCAGCCAGAACTCGCACGTGACCGCCGACAAAGCCAACACTGCCGGCGAGAAGTGCCGTGAAGGCCGCGTGCAGGTCGATCATGCGGTGTCGCGCATCAACCAGCTGTTCAGCGAGATGGACGACTCCATCGGCGCCATCACCTCGGTAGAGAAGGAAAGCGAGGAGATCGCCAAGGCCGTCGACCTGATCAAGAGCGTCGCCGAACAGACCAACCTGCTCGCGCTCAATGCCGCCATCGAGGCCGCACGCGCTGGCGAACAGGGTCGGGGCTTCGCCGTTGTGGCTGATGAGGTGCGCAGCCTGGCGATCCGCTCCCATGAGCTGACCGGCGAGATCGACCAGACCATCGCCCGCCTGCGCCAGCAGGTCGGCAGCGCGGTGAAGACCATTCGCGGCAGCCACCAGAGCGCGGCGCAGAGCGTCGAGCAGATCACCCTGACGGCGAGCATCTTCGAGCAGATCACCGGCAGCATGGATCAGATCATCGACCACAACATCCAGATCGCCTCGGCCGCCGAGCAGCAGGCTGCGGTGGTTCAGGGTGTCGAACAGAACACTCTGGAGATCAAGAGCCTCAGCGACAGCAATGCCCACGAAGCGCAGAGTACGGTGAACGTCAGCGACGAGCTGACCGGCATGACCCGCAACCTGCACGGTCTGATCGCCAACTTCAAGGTGTGA
- a CDS encoding LysR family transcriptional regulator, whose product MSSRRPDPLAQVSDFEIRLLKLFRSVVECGGFSAAESALGIGRSAISQQMSDLEQRLGLRLCQRGRAGFALTEEGREVYQSTLQLLSALESFRTEVNGLHRHLRGELNIGLTDNLVTIPHMRITNALARLKEQGPDVRIHIRMTPPSEVEQGVLDGRLHIGVVPQVGALSGLEYQALYDERSLLYCAVGHPLFYVDDQQLEDERLNAQEAIAPTFRVPPEVQSHYQALNCTASASDREGMAFLILTGRYIGYLPDHYAQAWVQQGRLRALKASSRYYDINLAAVTRKGRRAHLVLESFLDALAEA is encoded by the coding sequence ATGAGCAGCCGCCGCCCCGATCCGCTGGCCCAAGTCAGCGACTTTGAAATCCGCCTGCTCAAGCTGTTTCGCAGCGTAGTGGAATGCGGTGGTTTTTCCGCCGCGGAAAGCGCCCTTGGCATCGGCCGCTCGGCCATCAGCCAGCAGATGAGCGACCTCGAACAACGCCTCGGCCTGCGCCTGTGCCAACGTGGACGCGCCGGCTTCGCCCTGACCGAGGAAGGCCGCGAGGTGTACCAGAGCACCCTGCAATTGCTCAGCGCGCTGGAGAGCTTTCGCACCGAGGTCAACGGTCTGCACCGTCACCTGCGCGGCGAACTGAACATCGGCCTGACCGACAACCTGGTGACCATCCCGCACATGCGCATCACCAATGCCCTGGCGCGCCTCAAGGAGCAAGGGCCGGACGTGCGCATCCACATCCGCATGACGCCCCCCTCGGAAGTGGAACAGGGCGTGCTCGACGGGCGCCTGCATATCGGCGTGGTGCCGCAGGTGGGCGCCCTCTCCGGCCTGGAATACCAGGCGCTGTACGACGAGCGCTCGCTGCTCTACTGCGCCGTCGGCCACCCGCTGTTCTACGTCGATGACCAGCAGTTGGAGGACGAACGGCTCAACGCCCAGGAGGCCATCGCCCCGACCTTCCGCGTGCCACCCGAAGTGCAGAGCCATTACCAGGCGCTCAACTGCACGGCCAGCGCCTCGGATCGTGAAGGCATGGCCTTCCTCATCCTCACCGGGCGTTACATTGGTTACCTTCCGGATCACTATGCCCAGGCCTGGGTACAGCAGGGACGCCTGCGTGCACTCAAGGCCAGCAGTCGCTACTACGACATCAACCTGGCAGCGGTGACACGCAAGGGACGGCGTGCACACCTGGTGCTGGAAAGTTTTCTCGACGCGCTGGCAGAGGCCTGA
- a CDS encoding aspartate aminotransferase family protein: MNMPQTATPSLASQLKLDAHWMPFSANRNFQRDPRLLVGAEGSWLVDDQGRKVYDSLSGLWTCGAGHSRKEIQEAVAKQLGTLDYSPGFQYGHALSFKLAEQVADLMPGELNHVFFTGSGSECADTAVKMAKAYWRLKGQASKTRFIGRARGYHGVNIAGTALGGIGGNRKMYGQLMDADHLPHTLQPGMAFTKGMAETGGVELANELLKLIELHDASNIAAVIVEPMSGSAGAIVPPVGYLQRLREICTQHNILLIFDEVITGFGRMGKWSGAEYFGVTPDLMNVAKQITNGAIPLGAVIASSEIYNTFMQQPSPEHMIEFTHGYTYSAHPVACAAGLATLELLKRENLIQQAAELAPKFENALHGLKGAKHVIDIRNCGLAGALQIAPRDGDAVIRPFEAGMALWKAGFYVRFGGDTLQFGPTFNAKIEDLDRVFNAVGDALNGIA, translated from the coding sequence ATGAACATGCCGCAGACCGCAACCCCGTCCCTGGCCAGCCAGCTCAAGCTGGATGCGCACTGGATGCCGTTCTCCGCCAACCGCAACTTTCAGCGTGACCCGCGTCTGCTCGTCGGTGCCGAAGGCAGCTGGTTGGTCGACGATCAGGGCCGCAAGGTCTACGACAGCTTGTCCGGTCTGTGGACCTGCGGCGCCGGTCACTCGCGCAAGGAAATCCAGGAGGCCGTGGCCAAGCAACTCGGCACCCTCGATTACTCGCCGGGCTTCCAGTACGGCCATGCGCTGTCGTTCAAGCTGGCCGAGCAGGTCGCCGACCTGATGCCGGGCGAACTCAACCACGTGTTCTTCACCGGCTCGGGCTCCGAGTGCGCCGACACCGCGGTGAAGATGGCCAAGGCCTACTGGCGCCTGAAAGGCCAGGCCTCCAAGACCCGTTTCATCGGTCGTGCCCGTGGCTACCACGGCGTCAACATCGCCGGCACTGCACTGGGCGGCATTGGCGGCAACCGCAAGATGTACGGCCAACTGATGGACGCCGACCACCTGCCGCACACCCTGCAACCGGGCATGGCCTTCACCAAGGGCATGGCCGAGACCGGCGGCGTGGAACTGGCCAACGAACTGCTCAAGCTGATCGAGCTGCACGACGCTTCCAATATCGCTGCGGTGATCGTCGAGCCGATGTCCGGTTCGGCCGGTGCCATCGTGCCGCCGGTGGGCTACCTGCAACGCCTGCGCGAGATCTGCACGCAGCACAACATCCTGCTGATCTTCGACGAAGTGATCACCGGTTTCGGCCGCATGGGCAAATGGAGTGGCGCGGAGTACTTCGGCGTCACCCCGGATCTGATGAACGTCGCCAAGCAGATCACCAACGGCGCCATCCCGTTGGGCGCGGTGATCGCCAGCAGCGAGATCTACAACACCTTCATGCAGCAGCCGTCGCCGGAGCACATGATTGAGTTCACCCACGGCTACACCTACTCGGCACACCCGGTGGCCTGCGCCGCCGGTCTGGCGACTCTGGAGCTGCTCAAGCGCGAGAACCTGATCCAGCAGGCCGCCGAGCTGGCGCCGAAGTTCGAGAACGCCCTGCATGGCCTGAAGGGCGCCAAGCACGTGATCGACATCCGCAACTGCGGTTTGGCTGGCGCATTGCAGATCGCCCCGCGTGACGGCGACGCCGTGATCCGTCCGTTCGAGGCCGGCATGGCGCTGTGGAAGGCTGGTTTCTACGTGCGCTTCGGTGGCGACACCTTGCAGTTCGGCCCAACCTTTAACGCCAAGATCGAAGACCTTGACCGCGTATTCAACGCCGTCGGCGACGCCCTCAACGGGATCGCCTGA
- a CDS encoding cupin domain-containing protein: MSERAKAVATVQLDTDKVIVTEWRFAPGAETGWHRHGMEYVVVPVTNGELLLETPEGERRAPLVLGQSYTRQIGTEHNVINPCAHEVAFIEIELKAS; this comes from the coding sequence ATGAGCGAGCGCGCGAAGGCCGTCGCCACGGTTCAGCTCGACACCGACAAGGTCATCGTCACCGAGTGGCGCTTCGCCCCCGGTGCCGAGACCGGCTGGCATCGCCACGGCATGGAATATGTCGTGGTACCGGTCACCAACGGTGAGTTGCTGTTGGAGACGCCCGAGGGCGAGCGGCGTGCACCACTGGTGCTCGGTCAGAGCTACACGCGGCAGATCGGTACCGAGCACAATGTGATCAACCCGTGCGCGCACGAAGTGGCCTTCATCGAAATCGAGCTGAAAGCTTCATGA
- a CDS encoding CoA-acylating methylmalonate-semialdehyde dehydrogenase, with translation MSTIKHLINGELVAGSGRTAPVYNPSTGDSTTQVGLADRATMQLAIDAAKAAYPAWRNTPPAKRAQIMFRFKQLLEQNENEIAALISAEHGKTIEDAVGELKRGIENVEFACAAPEILKGEYSRNVGPNIDAWTDLQPVGVVAGITPFNFPAMVPLWMYPLAIVCGNCFILKPSERDPSSTLFIAELLNQAGLPKGVLNVVNGDKDAVDALIEAPEVKALSFVGSTPIAEYIYSEGTKRGKRVQALGGAKNHAVLMPDADLDNAVSALMGAAYGSCGERCMAISVAVCVGDQIADALVDKIVPQIKALKIGAGTSCGLDMGPLVTAAARDKVKGYIDAGVEQGAKLVVDGRDLVVAGNENGFFVGGTLFDQVTPEMTIYTDEIFGPVLCIVRVGSLEEAMQLINDHEYGNGTCIFTRDGEAARLFCDEIEVGMVGVNVPLPVPVSYHSFGGWKRSLFGDLHAYGPDGVRFYTRKKAITQRWPARKSHEAAQFAFPSNG, from the coding sequence ATGAGCACAATCAAGCATCTGATCAACGGCGAACTGGTTGCCGGTAGCGGCCGCACCGCCCCGGTGTACAACCCGTCCACCGGTGATTCCACCACCCAGGTCGGTCTGGCCGACCGCGCTACCATGCAACTGGCCATCGACGCTGCCAAGGCTGCCTACCCGGCCTGGCGCAACACCCCGCCGGCCAAACGCGCGCAGATCATGTTCCGCTTCAAACAACTGCTGGAGCAGAACGAGAATGAAATCGCCGCACTGATCAGTGCCGAGCATGGCAAGACCATCGAAGACGCCGTTGGCGAGCTCAAGCGCGGTATCGAGAATGTCGAGTTCGCCTGCGCCGCTCCGGAAATCCTCAAGGGCGAATACAGCCGCAACGTCGGCCCGAACATCGACGCCTGGACCGACCTGCAGCCGGTCGGCGTGGTTGCCGGCATCACCCCGTTCAACTTCCCGGCCATGGTGCCGTTGTGGATGTATCCGCTGGCCATCGTCTGCGGCAACTGCTTCATCCTCAAGCCATCCGAGCGTGACCCGAGTTCTACCCTGTTCATCGCCGAGCTGCTGAACCAGGCTGGTCTGCCCAAGGGCGTGTTGAACGTGGTCAACGGCGACAAGGACGCGGTCGACGCGTTGATCGAAGCGCCCGAGGTCAAGGCCCTGAGCTTCGTCGGTTCCACGCCGATTGCCGAGTACATCTATAGCGAAGGCACCAAGCGCGGCAAGCGCGTACAGGCTCTGGGCGGCGCCAAGAACCACGCCGTGCTGATGCCCGATGCCGATCTGGACAACGCTGTCAGCGCGCTGATGGGCGCGGCCTATGGCTCCTGCGGCGAACGCTGCATGGCCATCTCCGTGGCCGTGTGCGTGGGCGACCAGATCGCCGACGCGCTGGTCGACAAGATCGTTCCGCAGATCAAGGCACTGAAGATCGGTGCCGGCACTTCCTGCGGCCTGGACATGGGCCCACTGGTCACCGCTGCTGCGCGTGACAAGGTCAAGGGTTACATCGACGCCGGTGTCGAGCAGGGCGCCAAGCTGGTGGTCGATGGCCGTGATCTGGTGGTCGCTGGCAACGAGAACGGCTTCTTCGTCGGCGGCACCCTGTTCGACCAGGTGACCCCGGAGATGACCATCTACACCGACGAAATCTTCGGTCCGGTGCTGTGCATCGTCCGCGTCGGCAGCCTGGAAGAGGCCATGCAACTGATCAACGACCACGAGTACGGCAACGGCACCTGCATCTTCACCCGTGACGGTGAAGCGGCGCGCCTGTTCTGCGACGAGATCGAAGTGGGCATGGTCGGTGTCAACGTACCGCTGCCGGTACCGGTGAGCTACCACAGCTTCGGCGGCTGGAAGCGCTCGCTGTTCGGCGACCTGCATGCCTACGGCCCGGATGGCGTGCGTTTCTACACTCGCAAGAAGGCCATCACCCAACGCTGGCCGGCGCGCAAGAGCCACGAGGCCGCGCAGTTCGCCTTCCCCAGCAATGGTTGA
- a CDS encoding arylamine N-acetyltransferase, with product MTEPFKLDLHAYLERLGYSSAPPPTLDTLRDLQARHTAEFPFETLSTMLRVPVEVEPAAIQDKLLRQGRGGYCFELNRLFLLLLQALGFDARGLTGRVVMGGPEDALPARTHMLVLVTLDGVRYITDVGFGGMVPTGPLLLDSEAEQATPHEPYRLTLVDGTYTLRALVAGSWRAMYVFDLQKVADIDYVVGNWYVCTHPDSPFLGQMIAARTGPGLRKTLNNGSFAIHRLGQASERVQLQSVDEVLRVLREEFGIQVPERPELREIVERLIAGA from the coding sequence ATGACCGAACCATTCAAGCTGGATCTACACGCATACCTCGAGCGGCTGGGTTATTCATCGGCGCCACCTCCCACCCTCGACACCCTGCGCGACCTGCAGGCACGGCATACCGCCGAATTTCCCTTCGAAACCTTGTCGACCATGCTGCGCGTGCCGGTCGAAGTCGAACCCGCAGCGATTCAAGACAAGCTGCTGCGCCAGGGGCGTGGCGGTTACTGTTTCGAACTCAACCGCCTGTTTCTCCTGCTGCTGCAGGCGCTGGGTTTCGACGCACGCGGGCTGACAGGGCGCGTGGTCATGGGCGGGCCGGAAGATGCCTTGCCGGCGCGCACCCATATGCTGGTGCTGGTGACCTTGGATGGCGTGCGCTACATCACTGATGTCGGCTTCGGCGGCATGGTGCCGACGGGCCCCTTGCTGCTCGACAGCGAGGCCGAACAGGCCACCCCACATGAGCCTTATCGCCTCACACTGGTCGATGGCACCTACACCCTGCGCGCGCTGGTGGCCGGTAGCTGGCGGGCGATGTACGTGTTCGATCTGCAGAAGGTGGCGGATATCGATTACGTGGTCGGTAACTGGTACGTGTGCACCCATCCGGATTCCCCCTTCCTCGGCCAGATGATCGCCGCGCGCACCGGCCCAGGCTTGCGCAAGACCCTGAATAACGGCAGCTTCGCCATCCACCGCCTGGGGCAGGCGAGTGAGCGGGTGCAGTTGCAGAGTGTCGATGAGGTACTGAGGGTGTTGCGCGAGGAGTTTGGTATTCAGGTACCGGAGCGTCCTGAACTACGCGAGATCGTCGAGCGGTTGATTGCGGGGGCATAA
- a CDS encoding SulP family inorganic anion transporter yields the protein MNVFRTLPRDALASIVVFLVALPLCMGIAIASGMPPAKGLITGIIGGLVVGFLAGAPLQVSGPAAGLAVLVFELVRTHGVAALGPVLLLAGLIQLVAGTLRLGGWFRVTAPAVVYGMLAGIGILIVLSQVHVMIDAAPKASGLDNLLAFPGAVRDALSLLGSNAMIAGAVGLGTIASIWLWERFRPAPLRFLPGALVGVTLATLTSLWLALPVKRVELPANLGEAIDWITPQGLASLADPQLLVAALALAFIASAETLLSAAAVDRMHDGPRTRFNRELSAQGIGNMLCGAVGALPMTGVIVRSSANVQAGARGRASTILHGAWLLALVALLPGVLQSIPVASLGAVLVYTGCKLVDPKAMRNLGQYGRAPVFIYLATALCIVFTDLLTGVLVGFALTLLKLVWNASRLRMKLVPTGPNSAELRMSGAATFLRVPQLAKLLASVEPGTCLHLSLARVSYIDHACMELLEDWGRSARAQGGGLEIVEGAALKRRVEGRQRTALA from the coding sequence ATGAATGTGTTTCGCACACTGCCACGGGACGCACTAGCGTCCATCGTGGTCTTTCTCGTCGCCCTGCCACTGTGCATGGGCATTGCCATCGCCTCCGGCATGCCGCCCGCCAAGGGTCTGATCACCGGCATCATCGGTGGCCTGGTAGTCGGTTTTCTCGCCGGTGCACCGCTACAAGTCAGCGGCCCGGCTGCCGGCCTCGCCGTACTGGTATTCGAGCTGGTACGTACCCACGGCGTTGCCGCACTTGGCCCGGTATTGTTGCTGGCCGGCCTGATCCAACTGGTCGCCGGCACCTTGCGCCTGGGCGGCTGGTTTCGTGTCACTGCGCCAGCCGTGGTCTACGGCATGCTGGCCGGCATCGGCATCCTCATCGTGCTCTCACAGGTGCACGTGATGATCGACGCAGCGCCCAAGGCCTCCGGCCTGGACAACCTGCTGGCCTTCCCTGGCGCCGTACGTGATGCGCTGAGCCTGCTCGGCAGCAATGCCATGATCGCCGGCGCAGTGGGCCTCGGTACCATTGCCAGCATCTGGCTGTGGGAGCGTTTTCGCCCAGCGCCGCTGCGCTTTCTGCCTGGCGCCCTGGTCGGCGTGACGCTCGCCACCCTGACCAGCCTGTGGCTGGCACTGCCGGTCAAGCGCGTCGAACTACCAGCCAACCTGGGCGAGGCCATCGACTGGATCACCCCGCAAGGGCTGGCCAGCCTGGCCGATCCGCAATTGCTGGTCGCGGCACTGGCCCTGGCCTTTATCGCCAGCGCCGAGACACTGCTGTCCGCTGCTGCGGTAGACCGCATGCACGACGGCCCGCGGACGCGCTTCAACCGCGAACTGTCCGCCCAGGGCATCGGCAACATGCTCTGTGGCGCGGTCGGCGCCCTGCCGATGACCGGCGTGATCGTGCGCAGCTCGGCCAACGTCCAGGCCGGCGCTCGCGGCCGCGCCTCGACCATCCTCCACGGTGCCTGGCTGCTGGCACTGGTCGCCCTGCTGCCCGGCGTACTGCAGAGCATTCCGGTGGCCAGCCTGGGCGCAGTGCTGGTGTACACCGGCTGCAAACTGGTCGATCCCAAGGCCATGCGCAACCTCGGCCAGTACGGACGCGCCCCGGTGTTCATCTACCTCGCCACGGCGCTGTGCATCGTCTTCACCGACCTGCTGACCGGCGTACTGGTGGGCTTCGCCCTGACCCTGCTGAAACTGGTCTGGAATGCCTCGCGCCTGCGCATGAAGCTGGTACCAACCGGCCCGAACAGCGCCGAATTGCGCATGAGCGGCGCCGCCACCTTCCTGCGCGTACCGCAACTGGCCAAGCTGCTGGCCAGCGTCGAACCCGGTACTTGCCTGCACCTGAGCCTGGCACGGGTCAGCTATATCGACCATGCCTGCATGGAACTGCTGGAAGACTGGGGCCGCTCCGCCCGCGCCCAGGGCGGCGGACTGGAGATCGTCGAAGGCGCGGCGTTGAAGCGTCGGGTAGAAGGTCGACAGCGCACGGCACTGGCCTGA
- a CDS encoding carbonic anhydrase — MNSTASRTGNTLRPVAKDNAQAALQQLLQGFRRFRQEVYPQQQALFKRLASAQAPSAMFITCADSRIVPELITQSDPGTLFVTRNVGNVVPPYGQMNGGVSTAIEYAVLALGVQHIILCGHSDCGAMKAVLNPASLDGMPTVRAWLRHAEVARSVVADNCNCGSAHETLGVLTEENVVAQLDHLRTHPSVAARVASGQLQIHGWVYDIDSGNIRAYDAASGSFLALDGDEQPCATPQPRYASA; from the coding sequence ATGAACTCAACCGCTTCCCGAACCGGCAACACCCTGCGCCCCGTCGCCAAGGACAACGCCCAGGCCGCCCTGCAACAACTGCTGCAGGGCTTTCGGCGTTTTCGCCAGGAGGTTTACCCGCAGCAGCAGGCACTGTTCAAGCGCCTAGCCTCGGCACAGGCGCCCAGCGCGATGTTCATCACCTGCGCCGACTCGCGCATCGTGCCGGAGCTGATTACCCAGAGCGACCCCGGCACCCTGTTCGTCACCCGCAACGTGGGTAACGTGGTACCGCCGTATGGGCAGATGAATGGCGGAGTCTCCACCGCCATCGAGTACGCCGTACTGGCGCTCGGCGTGCAGCACATCATTCTCTGCGGCCATTCCGACTGTGGCGCGATGAAGGCCGTGCTCAACCCGGCCAGCCTCGATGGCATGCCCACCGTGCGCGCCTGGCTGCGCCATGCCGAGGTAGCGCGCAGCGTGGTGGCGGACAACTGCAATTGCGGCAGCGCCCATGAAACCCTCGGCGTACTGACCGAAGAGAACGTGGTGGCCCAACTCGACCACCTGCGCACCCACCCTTCCGTCGCTGCACGCGTGGCCAGCGGCCAACTGCAGATCCACGGCTGGGTCTATGACATCGACAGCGGCAACATCCGCGCCTACGACGCCGCATCGGGCAGCTTCCTTGCGCTCGATGGCGACGAACAGCCCTGCGCCACCCCACAACCTCGCTACGCCAGCGCCTGA
- a CDS encoding lysozyme inhibitor LprI family protein, whose amino-acid sequence MRAPVLLALCLSPVLAAAEGTLTATVVHADFSQAPEVRLLVRVLDEAFATDQESIVGKCPLASEPSQHLAPNSCFEVSIDEGSGPLQPIYQTLLAKPERASDPIYLELVYRSQLQPLYGDVYSRPKARLRVESNGFYNWNDEMLQALPQNVMALGGINALVLGDADALLNAAYRERLRQLSDEASSALRQAQRNWIAMRDAECKPYGEEQPYSVFGEFSYDCLVRLTLDRARQLAVVRGDQS is encoded by the coding sequence ATGCGCGCCCCTGTGCTGCTCGCTCTGTGTCTGTCGCCCGTGCTCGCTGCTGCCGAAGGCACGCTCACTGCCACCGTCGTCCATGCCGACTTTTCTCAGGCCCCGGAAGTGCGTCTGCTGGTGCGCGTGCTGGATGAGGCTTTTGCTACCGATCAGGAGTCCATCGTCGGCAAATGCCCACTGGCTAGCGAGCCAAGCCAACACCTGGCGCCGAACAGTTGCTTCGAGGTGAGTATCGACGAGGGCAGTGGCCCACTGCAGCCGATCTATCAGACGTTACTGGCCAAGCCAGAACGCGCCAGCGACCCGATCTACCTGGAACTGGTTTATCGCAGCCAGCTGCAGCCGCTCTATGGCGACGTCTACAGCCGGCCGAAGGCACGCCTGCGGGTGGAGAGCAATGGTTTCTACAACTGGAATGACGAGATGCTCCAGGCGCTGCCGCAGAACGTGATGGCTCTGGGCGGAATCAATGCGCTGGTGTTGGGGGATGCCGATGCGCTGCTCAATGCGGCTTACCGCGAGCGCCTGCGGCAATTGTCGGACGAGGCCAGTAGCGCCTTGCGCCAGGCGCAGCGTAACTGGATCGCCATGCGTGATGCCGAATGCAAGCCTTACGGCGAGGAACAGCCTTATTCGGTGTTCGGCGAATTCAGCTACGACTGCCTGGTGCGCCTGACGCTCGACCGTGCCCGCCAGCTGGCGGTGGTACGCGGTGATCAGAGTTGA